From the Pseudoalteromonas tunicata genome, one window contains:
- a CDS encoding zinc-dependent metalloprotease: protein MKISTIALALTVAFGTVNPALAADKKNDKEKKPQTIESLIKDKTAFSGLFNLYLDEKTGKNLMVINAAQLDTPFVYFAHTVDGVTDAGHFRGSYRETKLIEFRRHFNRIDIISKTPRFLFDENSAIARASEANISEAVLASIDIETEENGQIAFNVDKLFLSEELHKVSPWTNPDDKNAKKRFNVGKLDDKKSRIIKNRIYDNNLDVVVDYVFSNSNPSVRGSDAVSDARFVSVKVQHSFVALPKNSYQPRYDDARIGYFTNQFDNMTSSDWAPYQDVIKRWDLQKKDPSAALSEPVKPITWWIENTTPVEWRDTIKAAVLDWNTSFEKAGFKNAIEVKIQPDDATWDAGDINYNVLRWTSSPRPPFGGYGPALANPLTGEILGSDIMLEFVFMRNRWIYDSLFSQGASTLSEAPLESNQLNCSLGHQLQQNIMLANTLASGADIEQKAILAEGLRQLVLHEVGHTLGLNHNMKASIMWNEKDIHNKTKTQGVLTGSVMDYSPVNVAPRGVKQGDFFQTKPGPYDDWAIEYGYSAALNDVAAEQARLEQILSRSNQHGLAFGNDADDMRSPGRHIDPRVMIGDMSSNAVAYANDRMELVDSLLGELISKARIQGESHQQLLISANNLFGQYRTQAGVISRFIGGVYVERNVVGTDDSVKPFTPVPAEIQKAAMNTLAKKVFAPETLANMKPLYNYMQQQRRGFNHYGKNEDPQVHSMLLNMQKSVLDQLLHKNVLTRISDTALYGNQYSLSEFMNDLTSSIFVPAKTANSMSHNLQINYVERLIAIAGLGKASSYDNLARAGALAQLHAIIDLSTPWGANQDAKAQKAYVDLLIEKALKS, encoded by the coding sequence GTGAAAATTTCAACTATCGCTTTAGCACTCACTGTTGCATTTGGCACAGTTAATCCGGCACTGGCCGCAGATAAAAAAAACGACAAAGAAAAAAAACCACAAACCATCGAATCACTCATCAAAGATAAAACCGCATTTAGCGGCCTGTTTAATCTCTATTTAGATGAAAAAACAGGTAAAAACCTAATGGTGATCAACGCAGCTCAACTCGATACGCCCTTTGTTTATTTTGCCCATACTGTTGATGGCGTGACCGACGCAGGTCATTTTCGGGGCTCATACCGTGAAACCAAACTGATTGAGTTTCGCCGCCACTTTAATCGCATTGATATCATCAGCAAAACACCACGCTTTTTATTTGATGAAAACAGCGCAATTGCCCGCGCCAGTGAGGCTAATATTTCTGAAGCCGTATTAGCTTCTATCGATATTGAAACCGAAGAAAACGGCCAAATTGCCTTTAATGTCGATAAGTTATTTTTAAGCGAAGAACTACACAAAGTCTCACCTTGGACCAACCCTGACGATAAAAATGCTAAAAAGCGCTTTAACGTTGGCAAACTGGATGATAAAAAATCACGCATTATTAAAAATCGCATTTATGACAACAACCTAGATGTAGTGGTCGATTACGTATTTAGTAACAGCAACCCAAGTGTACGTGGCTCAGACGCAGTGTCAGATGCGCGTTTTGTATCAGTCAAAGTACAGCATTCGTTTGTTGCCTTACCAAAAAACAGCTATCAACCACGTTATGATGATGCCCGTATTGGTTATTTCACCAACCAGTTTGACAACATGACCTCAAGTGATTGGGCGCCGTATCAAGATGTGATTAAACGTTGGGACTTACAGAAAAAAGACCCAAGCGCAGCCCTTTCTGAACCAGTAAAACCAATCACTTGGTGGATTGAAAATACCACCCCTGTTGAATGGCGCGACACCATTAAAGCGGCAGTGCTCGATTGGAATACCTCGTTTGAAAAAGCCGGTTTTAAAAATGCCATTGAAGTTAAAATTCAACCCGATGATGCAACTTGGGACGCCGGCGACATTAACTACAACGTATTACGATGGACCTCATCGCCACGCCCACCCTTTGGCGGTTATGGCCCTGCACTTGCTAACCCTCTGACTGGTGAGATTTTAGGCTCAGACATCATGCTTGAGTTTGTATTTATGCGTAATCGCTGGATTTATGACTCACTCTTTTCACAAGGCGCAAGCACATTGAGCGAAGCACCGCTCGAATCAAACCAACTAAACTGCTCTTTAGGCCATCAATTACAACAAAATATCATGCTTGCAAATACTTTGGCATCGGGCGCAGATATCGAGCAAAAAGCCATTTTGGCCGAAGGGTTACGCCAATTAGTACTTCATGAAGTGGGCCATACGTTAGGCCTTAACCACAACATGAAAGCCTCAATTATGTGGAATGAAAAAGACATTCACAATAAAACCAAAACCCAAGGCGTATTAACGGGTTCAGTGATGGACTACAGCCCAGTAAACGTTGCACCGCGCGGCGTGAAACAAGGTGACTTTTTCCAAACTAAACCAGGGCCTTATGATGATTGGGCCATTGAATATGGCTATTCAGCCGCATTAAATGATGTAGCCGCTGAGCAAGCACGCTTAGAGCAAATTCTATCTCGTTCAAACCAACATGGTTTAGCCTTTGGTAACGATGCCGATGATATGCGCTCACCAGGTCGTCATATTGACCCGCGCGTGATGATTGGTGATATGTCGTCCAATGCGGTAGCGTATGCAAACGACCGTATGGAGCTAGTTGACTCACTGCTGGGCGAATTAATTAGCAAAGCCCGCATCCAAGGTGAATCACATCAACAATTACTGATTTCAGCCAATAACTTATTTGGCCAATACCGCACACAAGCAGGCGTCATTTCGCGTTTCATTGGTGGCGTGTATGTTGAACGTAACGTGGTTGGTACCGATGACTCAGTTAAACCTTTCACGCCAGTGCCTGCAGAGATTCAAAAAGCAGCCATGAATACGTTGGCGAAAAAAGTGTTTGCGCCAGAGACACTTGCGAACATGAAGCCGCTGTATAACTACATGCAACAGCAACGCCGTGGTTTTAATCATTACGGTAAAAATGAAGACCCACAAGTTCATAGCATGCTGTTAAATATGCAAAAATCGGTATTAGACCAGTTGCTACACAAAAATGTATTAACCCGAATTTCAGATACCGCGTTATACGGCAACCAATACAGCTTGTCTGAGTTTATGAATGACTTAACCAGCAGCATTTTTGTGCCTGCAAAAACGGCTAACTCTATGAGCCATAATTTACAAATTAATTATGTAGAACGCTTAATTGCCATCGCTGGCCTTGGTAAAGCATCAAGTTACGATAATTTAGCCCGCGCAGGTGCACTTGCCCAGCTACACGCTATTATAGACTTAAGCACGCCTTGGGGTGCAAACCAAGACGCCAAAGCACAAAAAGCCTATGTTGATTTATTGATTGAAAAAGCACTTAAAAGCTAA
- a CDS encoding ABC transporter permease, whose translation MYLTYILHCFKYRKVSLLIVILSLGASFAFINSAWTIKQTLSSGKPVGVGHQGDIYSLYAYMSALDLNFLLSPSQIMSLQNQLGKQGDIIAFSGSHLRHQNLTIKQQSITAVVDIVSDNYFSALKISLGGSILNNNRFSSEQAMCVISKKFAEQYQLSVNQSINIQNKNYVIAAISERFSGLNDNQTEIWLPWQDSSQFYPPYKEKTLLTQSLNYWAVILQNDASTNQFSQAVTQLSQRVDLLNYDITPPVDTFQFQAGLSYDQGALITAKKNATVYFSIALIILVIAILNIANWLALTQAQLTSNNQLFLIYGIKKWHYFNLQLGFLAVPIALSSLLAIPFNTLYLQYLLNEGAISQLLKAGAEFNIDLNLPILFLTILASVITTLIYTQLAQRLSAVNYNTRSLYGKKSSPFALFYISITLTITVTTVCILFTSHVLQSDLPKLSLLTKEKIANLTAYTPTTHTKDQALILNERELLLQQQFFASEFGFVTYAPYFSQLKEEILTGESIEQINLKTPINKVTQNGLKLLDADLIEGTLVLTSDNQIIINEAVMRFLKSQGRSNIIGSQLYNYFGDPLQIVGIVENIAYIIGSSEQQMMVYAKDPTPTSAILLSKSQQKVTLNQTEFAAIYPVPISLTKQKQLKELPIIARVKLCLIAAILGLVISFMTIYTIATLNQQRFQQTLAIYFALGAKPIQSFIYSHRILISVSLMAITLGLILFKFASKLVPFLTAGVAFGPLQYLYTFILLSIFIAILFFISFYKNLKKNSFSLFSQ comes from the coding sequence ATGTATCTAACCTATATCTTACATTGTTTTAAGTATCGTAAAGTTTCTTTGCTTATTGTTATCTTAAGCCTTGGGGCGAGCTTTGCATTTATTAATTCAGCTTGGACTATTAAACAAACACTTTCTTCAGGTAAGCCTGTAGGTGTAGGTCATCAAGGTGATATATATAGCCTTTATGCTTATATGAGTGCCCTTGATCTAAATTTTCTACTTTCACCTTCACAAATAATGTCGCTGCAAAATCAGTTAGGTAAACAAGGGGATATTATTGCTTTTTCTGGCAGTCATCTACGCCATCAAAACCTGACGATTAAGCAACAATCTATCACTGCGGTTGTTGATATTGTTTCGGATAATTACTTTTCAGCACTTAAAATATCGCTTGGTGGGTCAATTTTAAATAATAATCGCTTTTCAAGCGAGCAAGCCATGTGCGTTATTAGCAAGAAATTTGCTGAGCAATACCAACTAAGTGTGAATCAAAGTATTAATATCCAAAACAAAAATTATGTTATCGCTGCAATTTCCGAGCGCTTTTCTGGGCTCAATGACAATCAAACTGAAATATGGCTACCTTGGCAAGATAGCAGTCAGTTTTATCCCCCTTATAAAGAAAAAACACTCCTGACACAGAGCTTAAATTACTGGGCAGTCATATTACAAAATGACGCCTCAACGAACCAATTTTCACAAGCTGTCACACAATTATCCCAGCGCGTTGATTTACTTAACTATGACATAACCCCACCGGTCGACACCTTTCAATTTCAAGCTGGGTTGTCCTATGATCAAGGTGCACTAATAACTGCGAAGAAAAATGCAACGGTATACTTCAGCATCGCACTTATCATTCTAGTTATTGCGATACTAAATATTGCAAACTGGCTTGCGTTAACACAAGCACAACTTACATCAAACAATCAGTTGTTTTTAATCTATGGGATTAAAAAATGGCATTATTTTAATCTACAGCTGGGATTTTTAGCCGTACCGATTGCTTTATCATCATTATTAGCAATCCCATTTAATACGTTGTACCTTCAATATTTACTTAATGAAGGCGCGATTTCGCAGTTATTAAAAGCGGGTGCTGAGTTTAATATTGACCTGAATTTGCCAATCTTATTTTTAACCATACTCGCCTCGGTGATCACTACACTTATTTATACTCAATTGGCGCAGCGCTTAAGTGCGGTGAATTATAATACTCGTTCACTTTATGGTAAAAAAAGTTCACCCTTTGCACTTTTTTATATCTCAATCACCTTAACGATTACAGTCACCACTGTCTGCATTTTATTTACCAGCCACGTATTGCAGAGTGACTTACCAAAGTTATCCCTTTTAACTAAAGAAAAAATCGCTAATTTAACGGCTTACACGCCAACTACTCATACAAAAGATCAAGCCTTAATTCTAAATGAAAGAGAGCTTCTTCTGCAGCAGCAGTTTTTTGCGTCAGAATTTGGCTTTGTCACTTATGCTCCGTATTTTAGTCAACTAAAAGAGGAGATACTAACGGGTGAAAGTATTGAACAAATAAACCTAAAGACCCCTATAAATAAAGTGACCCAAAATGGACTTAAACTGTTAGATGCTGACCTAATAGAAGGCACTTTAGTATTAACTTCTGACAACCAAATTATTATTAATGAAGCGGTAATGCGTTTTCTAAAAAGCCAAGGTAGAAGTAATATTATTGGTAGTCAGCTATATAACTATTTCGGGGATCCATTACAAATAGTGGGTATAGTCGAAAATATTGCTTACATTATCGGCTCTTCTGAACAGCAAATGATGGTTTATGCTAAAGACCCAACACCAACCAGCGCTATTTTGCTTTCAAAAAGCCAGCAAAAAGTAACGCTAAATCAGACTGAGTTTGCCGCCATTTACCCCGTACCAATTAGCTTAACAAAGCAGAAGCAATTGAAGGAACTACCCATAATCGCACGAGTAAAGCTATGCCTTATTGCAGCGATTTTAGGTCTAGTTATCTCTTTTATGACGATATATACCATTGCAACATTAAACCAACAGCGCTTTCAACAAACGCTTGCAATCTATTTTGCTTTGGGAGCCAAGCCAATTCAATCGTTTATTTATAGCCATCGTATTCTTATTAGCGTCAGCCTAATGGCAATCACATTAGGTTTGATATTGTTTAAGTTCGCAAGTAAATTAGTACCTTTTTTAACAGCTGGAGTGGCATTTGGTCCCCTTCAATATCTCTATACATTTATCTTACTGAGTATCTTCATCGCGATACTGTTCTTCATTAGTTTTTACAAAAACCTGAAGAAAAATAGCTTTTCACTTTTTTCACAATAA
- a CDS encoding efflux RND transporter periplasmic adaptor subunit, which translates to MDLKITPTKSISKKLLSISAIITAVIISISLYFSFTANQQKIARVVEQFSLNEIVATGTIIPLHQHWLSAKSVGQVEQVFVNAGDNVNIGDPVAKLANPQLESERATLQIEANILAAEFLGKQLDLENSDLNMQQQLSDLKSELRLNTMKLEAETSLAHKGIISQYDLARVTEKRQQLQFKVENEAQRYHSFIRNKEAQMQAQKAKKEGVSSKLQAKTEQVNNLLITAKMSGVVQSIDLTLGQTIQLGDEIAVIAKMSPLHAKISVAQNIIAQVFPDMPVDIFIGEHIVKAKVDAISPSVKNGAVEVNVVLPKILPKETKTFATIKAVLYPTKKQQKLWLEQGDQFPEGELQVSVIDTTGKITDKTIKLGQFSHGKREVVSGLTLNDQILFKQKNNGI; encoded by the coding sequence ATGGATTTAAAAATAACGCCTACAAAGTCAATATCTAAAAAATTATTGTCCATTTCAGCAATCATTACAGCGGTCATTATCAGTATCTCGCTCTATTTTTCTTTTACGGCGAACCAACAAAAAATAGCGCGTGTCGTAGAGCAGTTCTCTCTCAATGAGATTGTTGCGACCGGTACCATAATCCCTTTACATCAACATTGGCTTAGTGCCAAATCAGTCGGTCAAGTTGAACAGGTGTTTGTTAATGCTGGCGACAATGTCAATATTGGAGATCCCGTTGCAAAATTAGCTAATCCGCAACTTGAGAGTGAACGCGCGACACTTCAAATTGAAGCCAATATTTTGGCCGCAGAATTTCTAGGTAAACAACTCGATTTAGAAAACAGTGACTTAAATATGCAGCAACAATTATCTGATTTAAAGTCTGAACTACGCCTCAATACGATGAAATTAGAGGCTGAAACGAGCTTAGCTCACAAAGGGATTATTTCACAATACGACCTAGCTCGGGTCACTGAAAAACGACAGCAACTGCAATTTAAAGTAGAAAATGAAGCTCAGCGATATCACTCTTTCATACGAAATAAAGAAGCGCAAATGCAAGCACAAAAAGCAAAAAAAGAAGGTGTTTCATCAAAGTTACAAGCTAAAACAGAGCAAGTAAATAACCTGCTGATTACCGCTAAGATGTCTGGGGTTGTACAATCTATTGATTTAACGCTAGGGCAAACTATACAGCTTGGTGATGAAATTGCTGTGATAGCAAAAATGAGTCCATTACATGCAAAAATTAGCGTTGCACAAAATATAATAGCACAAGTGTTCCCCGATATGCCCGTAGACATCTTCATTGGAGAACATATCGTTAAGGCTAAAGTAGATGCAATTTCTCCTTCAGTAAAAAATGGTGCTGTTGAAGTGAATGTAGTACTACCAAAAATACTCCCCAAAGAAACAAAAACCTTCGCCACAATCAAAGCGGTATTATACCCGACAAAAAAACAACAAAAATTATGGCTTGAACAAGGTGACCAATTTCCAGAAGGTGAACTTCAAGTAAGTGTCATAGATACAACAGGAAAAATCACTGATAAAACAATTAAACTAGGTCAATTTAGCCATGGTAAACGAGAAGTTGTTTCAGGGTTAACTCTCAATGATCAGATCCTGTTTAAACAAAAAAATAACGGAATATAG
- a CDS encoding ABC transporter ATP-binding protein has translation MNLISIKNLKKSFKTQFIETFAINDISFNIKQGEFTAITGPSGCGKSTLLSVLGLLEYADEGEYHLCSKDIIQLTASQRAEVRNHHIGFIFQSFNLIAELSTLDNVALPLKLRGVAKQEYIDLAYQALQKVGLGERAKHFPPQLSGGQQQRAAIARAIITNPDIILADEPTGNLDSENSKIVIDILLQLNKSGKTIVIVTHDQALANLAQKQLTMCDGQLIN, from the coding sequence ATGAATCTGATTTCAATAAAAAATCTTAAAAAATCATTCAAAACACAGTTTATTGAAACTTTCGCTATTAACGATATAAGCTTCAACATCAAGCAGGGTGAATTTACTGCCATTACAGGTCCATCCGGCTGTGGCAAGTCAACATTGTTAAGTGTTCTTGGGCTATTAGAATATGCCGATGAAGGTGAATATCATCTCTGCTCTAAAGACATCATACAATTAACCGCCTCACAAAGAGCAGAAGTAAGAAACCACCATATTGGCTTTATATTCCAGTCATTTAATTTAATAGCAGAACTGAGCACTCTGGACAACGTCGCTTTACCATTAAAGTTAAGGGGCGTTGCAAAACAAGAATATATTGATTTAGCATATCAAGCATTACAAAAGGTTGGTCTTGGCGAAAGAGCGAAGCACTTTCCCCCTCAATTATCTGGCGGACAGCAACAACGAGCCGCCATTGCCAGAGCCATCATAACCAACCCTGACATTATTTTGGCTGATGAACCCACAGGAAACCTTGATTCCGAGAATAGCAAAATTGTTATTGATATTTTATTACAGTTAAATAAAAGCGGTAAAACTATTGTGATAGTGACACATGATCAGGCATTAGCTAATTTAGCTCAAAAACAATTAACAATGTGCGATGGTCAGTTAATCAACTAA
- a CDS encoding DUF6622 family protein has product MVEILSHTPVWVFVLGAVLFFFGLKQSKERQVPERMVIILPVAMLILSLLGVISGFGTALLAIVFWLVGVVTALLFNWMFTLTKRAQYDVESHMFHIKGSWVPLLLMMTIFFTKYAVAVLQAQQHELSAEPVFMLVVSALYGMLSGSFVVRATAVWQSKRYALKAAKTAA; this is encoded by the coding sequence ATGGTTGAGATTCTTTCGCACACACCCGTTTGGGTGTTTGTTTTAGGGGCGGTGTTATTCTTTTTTGGTTTAAAACAAAGTAAAGAGCGCCAAGTGCCTGAGCGTATGGTGATTATTTTACCTGTTGCGATGTTGATTTTGTCCTTATTAGGTGTGATCAGCGGTTTTGGTACGGCATTGCTGGCGATTGTATTTTGGTTAGTCGGTGTCGTCACTGCGCTGTTGTTTAACTGGATGTTTACCTTAACTAAACGTGCTCAATACGATGTAGAGAGCCACATGTTTCACATTAAAGGTAGCTGGGTGCCTTTGTTATTAATGATGACCATCTTTTTTACTAAATATGCGGTGGCGGTGTTACAAGCGCAACAACATGAATTGAGTGCTGAGCCTGTGTTTATGTTAGTAGTGAGTGCACTGTACGGTATGTTAAGTGGTTCGTTTGTGGTGCGAGCAACAGCAGTTTGGCAATCAAAACGCTATGCATTAAAAGCTGCAAAAACAGCTGCCTAG
- a CDS encoding arylamine N-acetyltransferase family protein, which yields MQSYIKNYLALLNVQKTTSDYHYISELQQAHLTHFSFSSSNVLLKKPLSLEPAALFERLINQRLGGYCFEHNKIFYLALQALGYTVRPLLGRVMLNGDSSNGRSHRLTLLTLNEKQYVIDVGFGVACPRLLIDLQNKEIVNDQAFEYQLSQEYDYSTSYRLTQLSPEPAKVLYRFDLREVTEADCEIAHFYSHQHPQAAFVNNLVVARVTAKQRKLIRNLTYLIIDNASSQEVAIDIKTSKQLYQLCNEQFAVGLSVSEASELFGFLQDKQK from the coding sequence ATGCAATCATATATAAAAAACTATTTAGCGCTGCTTAATGTACAAAAAACAACGTCAGACTATCACTATATCAGTGAGTTACAGCAAGCCCACCTTACACATTTTAGTTTTAGCAGCAGTAATGTTTTGCTTAAAAAACCATTAAGCCTAGAGCCTGCGGCTTTATTTGAGCGATTGATTAATCAGCGCCTGGGAGGATACTGTTTTGAGCATAATAAAATTTTTTATTTAGCTTTACAGGCACTAGGTTACACCGTGCGGCCATTACTGGGTCGAGTGATGCTAAACGGTGATTCCAGCAATGGCCGCTCCCATCGATTAACTTTACTGACGTTAAACGAAAAGCAGTATGTGATTGATGTTGGCTTTGGCGTGGCTTGTCCGCGTTTACTGATTGATTTACAAAATAAAGAAATAGTTAATGACCAGGCTTTTGAATATCAATTGAGTCAAGAATACGACTATTCAACCAGCTATCGTTTAACGCAACTTAGCCCCGAGCCCGCAAAAGTCTTGTATCGGTTTGATTTACGAGAAGTAACGGAAGCCGATTGTGAGATTGCGCATTTTTACAGTCATCAACATCCACAGGCTGCGTTTGTAAATAATTTAGTGGTTGCGCGTGTCACAGCAAAACAAAGAAAGCTGATCAGAAATCTAACTTACTTAATAATTGATAATGCCAGCAGTCAAGAGGTGGCAATAGACATTAAAACCAGCAAGCAGCTTTATCAACTCTGTAATGAGCAGTTTGCAGTGGGGTTGAGTGTGAGTGAAGCAAGTGAGTTATTTGGTTTTTTGCAAGATAAACAAAAATAA
- the soxR gene encoding redox-sensitive transcriptional activator SoxR — protein sequence MQEEANLSVGMVAKRTGIAVSTLHFYEQKGLITSLRNQGNQRRFKREVLRRIAIIKAAQKFGVSLDEIKLAFDALPDKRNPTKDDWSQLAAQWQKMLDEKINAMTQLKNNITGCIGCGCLSLVHCPIYNENDKLAAQGDGAHLLFSDH from the coding sequence ATGCAAGAAGAGGCAAATTTAAGTGTCGGAATGGTTGCCAAACGCACAGGCATTGCTGTATCAACACTGCATTTTTACGAGCAAAAAGGATTGATAACCAGTTTACGCAATCAGGGGAATCAGCGCCGTTTTAAACGAGAGGTGTTACGTCGTATTGCTATTATTAAAGCGGCACAAAAATTTGGCGTCAGCCTTGATGAGATTAAACTCGCGTTTGATGCCCTACCTGATAAACGCAACCCCACAAAAGATGATTGGTCACAGCTTGCGGCGCAATGGCAAAAAATGCTCGATGAAAAAATTAACGCGATGACTCAACTAAAAAATAATATAACGGGGTGTATTGGCTGCGGCTGCTTATCGCTAGTTCATTGTCCAATTTATAATGAAAATGACAAACTAGCCGCACAAGGTGATGGCGCGCACTTACTGTTTAGCGATCATTAA
- a CDS encoding TIGR00645 family protein, translating into MREKIEAGFEGIIFSGRWLLAPFFFGLFVAVLLLLVKFCKLLFNMVVNTFTATNDQMLINILTLVDTALLAGLLLIIIFSGYENFVSKLNIDKHEDKPSWMGKVGFSGLKIKLISAIVAISAVELLKVFVNSVQHTEEELFWKVLIHMTFVVSGVLFSVTDYINSKTVNH; encoded by the coding sequence ATGCGTGAAAAAATAGAAGCCGGATTTGAAGGGATAATCTTTTCAGGCCGTTGGTTATTAGCGCCATTTTTCTTTGGTCTGTTTGTTGCGGTACTGTTGTTATTAGTTAAGTTCTGCAAGTTGTTATTTAACATGGTGGTCAATACTTTTACCGCTACGAATGACCAAATGCTGATTAATATTTTAACTTTAGTTGATACCGCTTTATTGGCCGGGCTTCTATTAATTATTATTTTTAGTGGTTATGAAAACTTTGTTTCTAAACTCAATATTGATAAGCACGAAGATAAGCCAAGCTGGATGGGCAAGGTCGGTTTTTCGGGATTAAAAATCAAGCTTATTAGCGCGATAGTTGCCATCTCGGCGGTTGAATTATTAAAGGTGTTTGTCAATTCAGTTCAGCACACTGAAGAAGAGCTTTTTTGGAAGGTATTGATCCACATGACATTTGTAGTGTCGGGCGTGCTATTTTCTGTCACTGATTACATTAACAGTAAAACTGTGAATCATTAG